The sequence below is a genomic window from Colletotrichum destructivum chromosome 4, complete sequence.
TAGGCAATGGCTTGGCATGAGAGGTGCCCTCCGACATCATGGGCAGAGGAGCAAGAGGCCCTTGCCAGCATCCCGCTGTCAGAGACGGGGCCCCGCCCGGGACTTGGCCGGATAACAAGCCAGGCCCTAGGCCCCAGGCCTTTTCCTGCCGATGTCGGGTCGAAGGGTACGAAGGGCATCGATATCAACACCTTGGAGATGGTGGTCCGTCTGGAGTGGCGATCTTCCTACAAGCGACGGTGCTTCTCCTCAGGATGTTGCCTCTCGGCAGTTGCAGAATGCGATGGCAGTTGAACACCCCGTCGAGACGTGGCCATCGCTGTAAAAGAGAGGAGAATTTTGAAACGGACACGTTGACGGATCGTTGACGATCGCCACTCTCGGCGGCTGTACCACATAGCTTTGACAAAGCGGACGACGGCCTTTCGCTTGGGCGAACATTGCCGCGATGGCAATGCGATTCCAGACCGAACCCTCGCTCCGAGACTTTCGAGACAGATCGGCCGGAGCTATCCTCCGGCCCAATGACCATATCATTCCTCGCCTACTGGCACCTGTACGGGCGAAGAGACACACGATCGGGTCCAACCCCGCGAGGTGTCACTGACACAAGTGATACTGTCCGTTTCCGTTCGCATCAATCACGAAGCCTAATCACGTACCGTTTGCAGATGCAATCGGAATTTCAGAAACCAGAAAACGAGAGGTTATAAAACACCACCCCTCCGCATGGAGATGCTCAAGACACATCCTGAGACCCGGAGCCCAGTCCTCCCGGCCAAAGCTCGCCCGGTGGTCCCTGATCACCGCCGGGGCCGTGCGGTGACATTCCCAAACAAGTACCGAGTCAgaacctccctccctccctcccccctcgttGTCCACGTCGTGCTTTTCTTTTCCGGCTTCACCTTGGACATGGCTATTCAACGGGTGAGGTATGGGGAAACGAACCGGCCGCCTTGACTCTGGTGATCACGGCAACTGCACATGAGCCCAGTGACGTCGGGAGGGTTGCATGGAgagatgggaggggggggagggaggcatGACGATCACTGGGCGACGGGACGGGGTTGAGTCATGATTCACTACGGTTGACAACGCAACCAAACCAAACTCCAATTCACCAAGGTAAAACTGACTGACTTAAACTGCTCAACTCATCGAGTGCGCGTGCTCAAATCCACCCGCGGCAGCGAGGTCGTGACGGATGATGCTAGCGGCCAAGAGCCAGGAACTAACTCATCTTGCGGCGCCACGCGACTTGGCGCCGCGACGCGGATtattttctctctctctctttctttctagCTTCAAACACCACCAGACTCGGGAACAAAGAGCGTCTTGATGTTGAGGGACTTTGATTCCCAAAATCCAGGCGAGAGTTAGCACGGCAACCAGAGAAGGGGTGGTGTTGACCTCTTTCGCCGAAGCTGCTTCGGTTCCTGCATACTTGTCTTCTCCCACCGGCTTGACAGTACGATGACGCCAAAGAGAAAAAGTCCGACCAGGTATACTGTACTAGTCCAGAATTCTAACTCGTAACTGTTGGTCTAaaattgggggggggggggggggggggggggggttcgggAGGTTATGCACGACATGAGACTgacggaggggggggaaggggacgcTACACGGTACACCTCCCGACCCGGCCGCAGCGGCTGGACCAGATCTTCGGGACCGCCGCATAAAGTCTCGTTGTTTGGCTTGTCTTGGGAAGGCCTGGGAGGCGAAACGGCTGCCCTCATGGGGACTCGCCTCGCGCTCTACGAAAAGTCCGAAtatgccggcgccgggcaaAGCACCCTCTTCCTTTCCGGGGAACCCGGGGTCTCGCGAAACGTGGCCGGGACCGGGGACCGGGGCATCGGGGTTGGCCGCCTTTTGTCTTTCTTGCCGGCGGCATCAGAACCGGCCATCTCATGGGAACACGTAGTGAAGTGTCCAGAATTAGTTGTACGGAGGAACCCAGGGCCCCGAAACCAAAGGTCGCCGGCCGGGGCCCCTCGTCTTGGATGAGAACTACCACCCGTCCAGTGCCACCAGtcaagccaagccaagccaagtTGTCGCAAGTCGTTCCGCCTCTCTGTCAACGGATGCCTACCGAGCGCCGTGACCGGGACCGACCCAGCGAGGCCTGATGCGCCTCCGCTTTCGCCTGGGTCAAGCTCGGTCATGATTTCGACTGCGCCCCTCAGCCCCAGCAAGCCTGTCATCCGAGGTAAAGCTGATGGGATAATCCGATCTTCCGCTGAGATGGGGAATCGATGAGGCGATTCATTCCTTTTTGACTCCGTTGCGGGAAACCGGGCAAGCAGGCGGAGAAGAAAATACAGGCCAGCGCCCACGGAACAAGCCGAATACTCCTTATCCAGTAGCCGAGTCGAAGATAGATGAATCATGACAGACTATCTGACCCCTTCGGAGAGATGACATTGGCAGGGAAACCCCTTCGTCTGCGAATCCTAGAGCCAAGACCCTCCACGTGGATCCACGTGCACTTTTTGCCAGCGGAGCAAGAAGGAAATAGAGTGAACGAGCGTTCCAAAAGTCCCTAGGCGGTGTTGTCTATCTGGATCAGTGTGCCGCATCCAGTGGAAGCACTCTGTAGTCCCACGTTCTCTCCTTGAACGCTAGACTTTATGATATTCATCAGGGTGTTACATCAAACAGTAACGGCTGGTTAAGTTTGTGAAGAAGACGAATATTGGTTTATAATTGTTTCTTCGCCCGATGAGTCAGCCCCTTAGCTGGGGCCCGTAAATGTCCAGCGTAATAAGGCGCATGTTCAATGCCATGTTATATTACAGCATTTTAGTAGATACTGTATCAGGGCGGGTGGTTCCACGCTCGCAGAGTCATGTTAAGTTACAACTGCTCTGTTATACTCACGATTAAACGACCTATCTCGTGTCGTGACCATCGTTTACGGCTAGAACCATTTGCCACTCATTTCCCACAGAGTCATACACAGACTCATAAGCATCAATATTGTAGAGTAGCAATGTCCACGTGTTGCCAATATTGCCTCTGGAGTGGCATACTGTTATGTGTACGAATACCGTATCCCCCCCATGGCCCGAGGGATACGACGGCTCCGCATCCAACGGCTCGGTCATGTGTTTCTTTGTGTCCCCCCGGGCGCCGGTAGGCGAGCGTTACATCGTCACTTCGATAAGACCGGGGTCGGACGACCGGCTCGCCGATTCGGGCACAAGTGCCGCGGCAgtgagagggggggtgtCAAGGCCGAGCGAAATGAGCGAGATGAGCGAGATGAGCAAGACGAGCCTTCTACGGTTCTGTAGACGCGTTCCACCCATCACGAGCGGGTTCCTCATCACGTTGCCTACCATCGCCTCCCGCTGCCACCTTCTCTTTTGAATTGTTGTTGCGTCCGTATCCTGCTTGGCCCTGCCCAGAGCAACgttgtcatcgtcatccGGCGGGGTTGGGCATACCGCGCGCGAGTCGCCTCGTGCCCGCCAAGGGAGGAGTTCGTGTCTATTAGACCCAAGGAATAGATCAAGGAAGGGATTCAGGCCGCCGTTTAAATAGACTCAGGCATTCGCCAACCCAGTCGCCGTTGATCCTGAGTTTCTCGTCTTTCGTCAGTGTACCGTGCTCCTCTTCACTCGTTGCCGATcaccatcctcctcctcctcctcctcctcctacttctCTCTGCCTTATCCGTCCGGTGATCATCCCGCCCGCCCGAGACCCGACACGGCCCAGAAAGCCAAGAACGGACCACAGACCACAAAGACGAGCAGCAGCCATGAAGCCCACAGGCCTCAAGATGCTCCTCGCGGGAGGAGGCGCCCTGTCGTCGGGCGTCCTGGCCCAGACGAGCGGCGACCTAACTGTCCTGGCCATGaacgtcgccggcctgcccGAGATCCTGCAGAACAACGACGTGCCCGGCGACAAGACGACCAACTCGCGGACCATCGGGTCGTACTTTGCCAAGTTCAACTACGACATTATCCACGTCCAGGAGGTGAGTTTTGGCCTTTCTTGCAGTGTGCTCTATGCTCccagaacaagaacaacaacaaaaaaaaccacAACCGCCGATCCCTCGTGGGACCGGACGTGCGCATGAGCCATCAGTTGCTcccgtccccctccccccccccaactCTATTATCCATGGTGGTGTACGATTTATACTCTGTACTGCGGATATTACACGTGTAGAAAGGAGTGGATGACAAGGACATCCACGCCTTGAGAGCCCTGATCCCACATGTCACTGTTTCAACAATGAACTCTATGTCTATCATCATTCTGGATAATCCCCATCCATCACccatgtgtgtgtgtgtgtgtgtgtgtgtccaAGGTGGAGAGAGAAATACAGTATAAGCAAAAAACCAGGCGGACTGACCAAATGCTCCCACACACTTATAGGATTTCAACTACCATGCCTACATCTACGAGACGGATAACCATCCCTACCGCACGGCAACCTCGGGCGGCGTCCCCTTCGGCTCCGGGCTCAACACGCTCTCCAACCATGACTGGGTCGACTTCGAGCGCGTCAAGTGGTCGCAGTGCTCCAACGCCTCGGGCGCCGACTGCCTGACGCCCAAGGGCTTCACCTTCATGCGCGTCCgggtcgccgagggcgtctgGGTCGACGTCTACAACCTCCACACGgacgccggcaccgagacggacgatctcgccgcccgcAATAGCAACCTGCACCAGGTCGCCGACTACATCAGCGCCAACAGCGCCGGCAACGCCgtgctcgtcttcggcgaCACCAACAGCCGCTACACGCGCCTCCCGGACGACATTGAGGTGTTTGGCGCGCAGAACGGCCTGAAGGACGTCTGGGTCCAGctcgagcgcggcggcgtcgtgccGACCGTCGAGACCATCTGCTCGAACCCGAGCACGACCAACTACTGCGAGACGGTCGACAAGGCCTTCTACCGCGGCGGgcccgtcctcggcctcgaggcgacCTACTTCAGCTACGAGAGCTCCCGGTTCCTCCAGCCCGACGGCAACGTCCTCTCGGACCACAACCCCATCACCGCCAACTTCACCTGGtccctctcggcctcgctgcGCCAGTCCGACTTCTCGGGCGGGCCCCACGGCACCTGGTTCTCCGACCTTCCCGCGCTGGCCGGCAAGTCCCGGCCCAAGGCCGCGACCCTGACGTTCCGCGGCGGCAaccgcgtcgacgccgtcggcctcacgctcgccgacggcaccgtcttctcgcacggcggcgcgggcggcacggcggcgacgctggcgcTCGGCGCGTCCGAGTTctggacggcggccaaggtGTGCTGGGGCCAGAAGGACGGCCTCACGCGCATCTTCTCCATCCTCGCGACGACCAGCGCCGGCAGGACGTTGGCGTCGGGCGCGCAGACGTCCGACTGCGCGACGCACACGGCGCCCGCTGGGTGGCAGATCGTCGGTTTCCTGGGACgggcgggcgacgaggttgACAGGTTGGCGTTCGCTTATGCGCCGCAGTAGacgccctccccctcccccccgtccccgtccgcGCCCGCGTCCGTCCGCGTttgtccgtccgtccatcGGGGTAAATGggcaggcagagagacaGGCGGTGGGATTTACGTACATAGTAGATAGATGACAAGGACCTCATGATGATGATCCAGACTACTCCGTAATAATAAGTAATGCCTTCATGTCATGCGTCCCCGCGGCGTTGTCGATCTCTTTGCAAGCTCCTGACCGACTTCACGGACTCGTGGTCTCCCGTGACACTGATCGGCGCCGGGGTTGCCTTGACTCTGGATACTTTTTGCTGCGGATACAGAATCTTGACTTGTTCCAGGATGAcaaactctctctctctctctctccctctgtcttttctctccctctgtctTTCTTACTGAGTCCACCACCCCGGCAGCAACGCGACTCATGAATCAGGGTCCTCCCCCGCTGAGCAAACTCCAGTCTACCTGTAGATCAGCACACCGCAGGTCCACGATGGTACTGTACATGAGGAAGGGATAATTGATTAGCGCGTGAGCGATGTGgaaaacacacacacacacacacacgcacgccacccctcccctcctccttcattCAACCTTCAACGGCCCACGAACTGCTGCTCTGACCACGCGATCTGGGTGGGTGGGCAACGCATTCGAGCCTTTGTTCCCTTTGTCGATCCGTTGCCTCCTCTTGTATCGTATTTTCTGAGCGGTTCCCACCTGGCCGCCCACCCgttgggaaggggggggactAGAGTAGTAGTTTTAGCCATGCCAGTTTTGTAAGCCACATTGTACTGATGCGACAGCGAAGGCACTGAGACATTCGTCCACCGAACCCGCGATgtaccaccaccaccagtGTGGTACCCTCAGACCTCCCTCACCGAGAGTGGTGAAGCTTGCAGACTTTTGTCAGCTCGGATATACAAGAGTCTTTCTTTTGCACTCTCCGCCAGCCAACGAGCCGTTTCAATCCCGCCAAGTTCCGTCGTACCCCAAGATCAAGGCGCAAAGCAACGACCCATAGGTGTAGAGATGAAAAGagtcagagagagagagatagtgagagtgagggggagaagagaagagagaagagattCTCTTAGTTGAGACTGTGAAAACCAACAAGAGCAGGCTTCTGCCCTGTCTGGGCGCTCTGGCCCTGCACCATCAAGACTTCGCACGAGcgttcgtcgtcgcccccgGGTTCCGCGGCTAAGGAGATTGACGCCCGCATTCATCCTCCTTGCTatccttctctctctctatctttCTTTCTCCCAACATGTAACAGGAAACCGGCTGAGGCTCTAGACCCAAGAGAGCCGTGGACTCTCTCCAATGGGGAATGACCCGGCCCCggatggtggtggatggaCCCTGAGCTTGTATTTGTTGCTCACTGCCGGCGTTGATAGGGCAATTGGACTTTTGGTgtccgcgccggcgtcacCTCCGACCCCAATGAGCCGTGTCGACTGTTGAGCTAACCAGCCCCATCGACCGGTCGACTCTTTAGCGGAGCGCCGGACTTCCAACTAATCAATGGGGAATTACAGTTACATGTTGTTGTGATTCGTGGCGTGCGAACCACGGAGTCGCATCGGATGCCCTGAAGCTTGTCGGAGCTGAAGCCCTAGGACGGACCCCAGATGAAAGCTTCGCAAGTCCAGTGAGTGGCTTGCTttcgggggaggggagaggagaagggtGAAGGGGATTCCAGTGGCGGCTTTTCTGGCCCTGGGCGAATATCCCCCCGGTTCCCGCGGCACTGGGCTGTGGAAACCTGATCTGGCAGTGAGTGCCTGAATTAGAATCGAAAATGAAATAATAAAAAAAAGTATAATCAAGGCGCCATCGTGGCTGGCAGCAATCACACGATGCACATAGGGTCCAACAAGGTCAGCCAGCCGATCTCACGCAGGGCTATGGTTGTTGTTTATGGGCCGTCCGTCTGTCATGCCATGGTCAAACCCGCCAGGGGCAAGCAAGCTGGgcagaaagaaaaaaaaaacagtTGTCAGATCTCGAGCAGCCGCGAGCTTGCTTCCCCTTCAGTGCTGTTTGTGCACAGCCTTCGTGCTTGGCAAGCTTTTGCCTTACATCGTAGAATCCCGACATGCACTCACTCACTTGTTGTTCGGCAGGGTTACCTCGGATTCAAACTTGCGGGCTCCCCGACAAGAAGCTTCGTTCGATCGAGACCACGTTCGATGACGCACTTGGCAGCCGGACGAGAATCCTCGAGATCGAGTCTAGAACCATGAAATGGCCAGCCAACATCCCAGCCGCCCCCCCAAACCTTTCAACACCCGGTGTCGAAGGCACAAAGTTCGGCCAGAGCGCTCGCGGAACATGACATGATGCACCGCTACTATGAGACGGCGTCAAAGTGGTTGTCAGAGGTTGGATGGGTGGGCAGTGGTGTGgggagttggaggaggaggatgacggagTAGTTTGCCCGCCGCCCTAGGGGCCTCAGCCGTGCCGGGGAAGCACGTCCAAAAAAGCCCGGCCGAGAGGACCGTCTTGTCTGCATACCTTCTCAGAGTGCCCTGCTTCAAAGAGTAGTAAGAATAGTACAGGCACTAGGCAACATGCCGTCGCGTGTAAGTCGCCTACTACTAGGCCCGGAGCCCCGGGTCGCTGTCCGTGATCGACGAGTCTCAGTTGCCCAAGCTCCCCATGCTCCAAGGTCGGAGCTTGCAACCTGCATCTTGACGCTTCTGTACTGTCCATATGGGATACGTTAACCAGAAGTAAAGAGATCATTCGAGATACTTCCCCCTCCCAGCCTGGCTCATCTAACGCTGACAATGCACATGCGCCCACGCGGCTCATGGCCGGAAGCCAGGATGAGAACCAT
It includes:
- a CDS encoding Putative jacalin-like lectin domain, Endonuclease/exonuclease/phosphatase superfamily; translated protein: MKPTGLKMLLAGGGALSSGVLAQTSGDLTVLAMNVAGLPEILQNNDVPGDKTTNSRTIGSYFAKFNYDIIHVQEDFNYHAYIYETDNHPYRTATSGGVPFGSGLNTLSNHDWVDFERVKWSQCSNASGADCLTPKGFTFMRVRVAEGVWVDVYNLHTDAGTETDDLAARNSNLHQVADYISANSAGNAVLVFGDTNSRYTRLPDDIEVFGAQNGLKDVWVQLERGGVVPTVETICSNPSTTNYCETVDKAFYRGGPVLGLEATYFSYESSRFLQPDGNVLSDHNPITANFTWSLSASLRQSDFSGGPHGTWFSDLPALAGKSRPKAATLTFRGGNRVDAVGLTLADGTVFSHGGAGGTAATLALGASEFWTAAKVCWGQKDGLTRIFSILATTSAGRTLASGAQTSDCATHTAPAGWQIVGFLGRAGDEVDRLAFAYAPQ